The Branchiostoma lanceolatum isolate klBraLanc5 chromosome 5, klBraLanc5.hap2, whole genome shotgun sequence region AAATCTTGATATTGTAGTCAGTTGTAcccaattagtgtccctgttgGAGGTAAATTAAATGTGGCAGGTtaactttgaaacttttagaagatgcactagattgttagctattatattatgccttccaagttcacctgcctaatttagtttattagctaaaagccatctgttcagtacagtagctataaagcggaaatcatGAAATCGCAGTGTTTTGTATTCAAtaagtgtccctgtgggaggtaaatcaaatccggcaggtaacttttgaaacttttagaagatgcactacattgttagctatcatattatgccttccaagttcacctgcctaatttcgtttattacctaaaagccatctgttcagtacagtagctatatagcggaaatcttgagatcgtggtgttttgtagtcaattattgtccctgtgggaggttaattagatctggcaggtaaattttgaaactttcagaagatgcactagattgtaaGCTATCACATtttgccttccaagttcacctccctaatttcgtttattagctaaaagccatctgttcagtacattagcgataaagcggaaatcttgagatcgtagtctcttgtagtcaattagtgtccctgtgggaggtaaattaaatctggcaggtaaactttgaaacttattgaagatgcactagattgtttgCTTttacattatgccttccaagtttacctgcctaatttcgtttattagctaaaagccatccgttcagtacagtagctataagacggaaatcttgagatggTGGTCTCTTCTATTCAATTAGTGTcactgtgggaggtaaattaaatctggcaggtaacttttgtaacttttacaagatgcactagattgttagcaatcttattatgccttccaagtttacctgcctaatttagtttattagctaaaagtcatctgttcagtacagtagctataaaatGGAAATCTTGAGTTCGTAGTCTCTGGTAGTGAAtaagtgtccctgtgggagcttaattaaatccggcaggtaaattttaagacttttagaagatgcactagattgttagctatcatattatgccttccaagttcacctgcctaatttcgtttattagcttacgccatctgttcagtacagtaggtataacacggaaatcttgagttcgtagtctcttgtagtcaattagtgtccctgtgggaggttgaTTAAATatggcaggtaaagtttgaaacttttagaagatgcactagattattagctatcacattatgcctttccaagttcacctgcctagtTTCGTTTATTAGCTCAAAGCgatctgttcagtacattagcgataaagcggaaatctttacatcgtagtctcttgtagtcaattagtgtccctgtgggaggtaaattaaatgtggcaggtaaagtttgaaacttttagaagatgcactagattgttagctattaTATTATGCCTTcaaagttcacctgcctaatattgtttattagctaaaagccatctgttcattACAGTAGCTTTAAAGCGGAAATGTTGAGATcatggtctcttgtagtcaattagtatccctgtgggaggttaattaaatctgacaggtaaattttaagactttaagaagatgcactagattgttagctatcaccttatgccttccaagttcacctgcctaatttcgtttattagctaaaagccatctgttcagtacagtagctataagacggaaatcgtgagatcgtggtctcttctagtcaattagtgtccctgtgggaggaaaattaaatctggcaggtaaattttgaaacttttacaagatgcactagattgttagctatcatattatgccttccaagttcacctgcctaatttcgtttattaccTGAAAGCCATCCATTCAGTACCGTAGTTAttaagcggaaatcttgagatcgtggtctcttgtactcaattagtgtccctgtgggaggtaaattaaatctggcaggtaactTTTGAAACTATTACAAGATgtactagattgttagctatcatattatgccttccaagttcacctgcctaatttcgtttattagctaaagcCATCTGTTAAGTACAGTAGTTATACTACGGAAATCTTGagttcgtagtctcttgtagtcaattagcgTCCCTGTGataggttaattaaatctggcaggtaaattttgaaactcttagaagatgcactagattgttagctatcatattatgccttccaaatttacctgcctaatttttttattagcttaaagccatctgtcTAGTACAGTAGTTAttaagcggaaatcttgagattatAGTCTCTTGtactcaattagtgtccctgtgggaggtaaattaaatctggcaggtaactTTTGAAACTCTtacaagatgcactagattgttatctattatattatgccttccaagtttacctgcctaatttagtttattagctaaaagccatctgttcagtacagtagctataaaatGGAAATCTTGAGTTCGTAGTCTCTTTTAGTCAAtaagtgtccctgtgggaggtaaattaaatccggcaggtaacttttgaaacttttagaagatgcactagattgttagctatcatattatgccttccaagatCACCTGCCTCATTTCGTTTAttacctaaaagccatctgttcagtacagtagctataaagcggaaatcttgagatcatgGTCTCTTGTAGtgaattagtgtccctgtgggaggtaaattaaatccggcaggtaaagtttgaaacttttagaagatgcactagattgttagctatcataatatgccttccaagttcacctgcctatttttgtttattagctaaaagcaaTCTGTTCAGTGCAGTAgttataaagcggaaatcttgagatcgcggtctcttgtagtcaattagcgtccctgtgggaggtaaattaaatccggcagtaAAATtctgaaacttttagaagatgcactagaatgttagctattATATTATGCCTTTCAAGTTTGCCTGCCTAAATTCGTTTATTggcttaaagccatctgttcagtacagtagctataagacggaaatGTTGAGATCGTGGTGTTTTGtattcaattagtgtccctttgggaggtaaattaaatccggcaagtaaattttgaaacttttaaaagatgcactagaatgttagctatcatattatgccttctaAGTTCAtttgcctaatttcgtttattagctaaagccatctgttcagtacagtaggtaTCAGACCGAAATGTTGAAATCGtgggttttttttattcaattagTTTCCGTGTTAcaggtaaattaaatccggcaggtaaattttgaaacttttagaagatgcaatAGAATCACATTATGCCTTTCAAGTTCACCTGCCAAATTTCGTTTATTAGTTAAAAGCCATCCGTTCAGTGCAGTAGCTATAAAACGGAAGTCTTGatatcgtagtctcttgtagtcaattagtgtccctgtgggaggttcaTTAAATAATGTTTGAGGGAATTAAATCCCGCAGGCAAATTTGGACACGTTCACTTGTGTTTCTCTTAAAGGTGGTAGCCACAATTACCAGGCGTTTAAGTTTAACTGCAATTCACACATTTTCCAGTAGGTGTTGTCTTATggtcatttgttgttgtttttctttgtttttgcccATTTAAAGTAACCTGACTTTCAAAGTATAGACCCGAGTCTTCACGGAAGAGATCTTATATCTATTTTGTCCACATTCACGGCGAAAAACCCGATGAATCAAATAAATAATCAAATATAGTGAGTATCGGTGCATCCGAATCAGATGCTAGCTTTCCTATAGCTGAATCGGCTGCTGGAATGGGCTGTTGAATGGGCTGCTGGAATCGGCTGCCGAAAGGGCTGCTAACTTCAGGTCGGTCTCCTATCCTCCCTCCCAGAGACGCAGACAGCTCAGTCAGTGACCCGTGTGAAGGTCATTTGGGGTCAAATTCCGCCTGATTACCCAATGCAGATAAGATATGTTCGCCGTGCCAATTCAGTCATGTCAGGTCTGGTCTTACTTACTGACTGACTAAACACAGGCAAATCTATTTGCCTTTTAAGCATACTTTATGAAAAATCAAGCTTTCTCCTTAAAATATGATGTTTAGAACTTTGACCAATGAGATTAAAGCAGCAAAAGCTGGTATATTAATACAAAGGTTTAATTAATGAAACGTTAACAAGTGTTGACAAACACACATCGGAATATTCCATTATCCATGTTAAGGAAGACATAATTTCTCTTCACAAGCTAATCCTACAAACCGGTACATGAACAGCTACTAAGTATGTCGTGTTCAGTGCTTTGGTATATACATATAAAGAGTGCCttagttgaaatttggcaaggGAAGTATCTTATACAGTAGTACACTAGTAgatcagacatgtacatgtatgtgaatttgAGGACAAAGCTATAATATAAAGATTAGGGCAATAGTTCTAAACAAAATGGAGAGTTAGAAATTAAAGGGAGGGACATATAATGTATTATGTGTTAATGTGGGCATTCAATCTAACTTTTTGTAGTACATTAGTCAAACTAGTCACATGTGTAAGGATTTACATACACATTGCAGAAACAAGTGAGGCCGACTTGAACATCAACTTAAACGTGAAAtatactacaaatgtatatcaaaatcCCATTTATAGTTTCCTTCTAGAGCCCAGAAATCTATATATGCAAATGTATGAAGTATACAGAATACAGTAGGACCTGTTTTCTGTCGAATTGTCCAAACATTATGACACAAAAACTATAAAGTTGGTGTTTTTAGATACAGGTCCAACCAAGCTTTAGTCAAcaaaaatgatctcttttgcAAAAATCACATTAGTCCAGTTTCCCTATAAGTGTCTTTTCTGTATGACGTTGATCCAAAGCTAATATCTCTAAGGCTGTCAGGCAGTCATAATTGTTGGCATTGTACCTTCACAAATAATACCTTAGAGAAACATGATAGACTAACTTGTCCTGACCACCCTCACACAAGCTGATTAGTCACACTTGTATAATTTCTCTCCTGTATGCATTGTCATCAGTTGGAGTTCAAAACCCAGtactgtgcagcagaatagtcgtgctggtcacacttgtagggttcaTTTTATCACCCGACCAGCGTGCTTTGCTTGATGGAAGTCCATTAACCATTTTTGTGTAGTAGAATAGTCGCATATGTCACAATTGTAGGTTATTCTTCTCCTTGGATTGGGGTTATCGGTGTGATTCTTTTGATGACTCTTCAAACTGGATTTCTGgactgcagaatagtcacactggtcacacttgtagggtttctctccggtatgcgttctcatatgttgggttAGGTGAGACTTCCTAGCACTTTGGTAACCACACTCCAAGCATGTGTAGGGTTTCACACCGGTATGAGTCACCATATGTTGGGATAAAGCAGACTTCTGAGCTGCCCtatacccacactccccacacatgtaggatttctcaccagtgtgagttacTCGATGGTTGTCCAAAGTAGATTtcagtgctgcagaatagtcacactggtcacacttgtagggtttctctccagtatgagaTCTCATATGTTGGGTTAAAGTAGACCTATGAGCTGTTctgaacccgcactccccacacgcGAAGGGCTTCTCTTCACTATGAGTtgtcatatgtttggataagcTACATTTCAgtgctgtagaatagtcacactgatcacacttgtagggtttctctccagtatgcgTTCTCATATGTCTTGATAAAGCGGACCTCTGAgatgccctgtacccacactctccacacatgaagggtttctcaccagtgtgagttacTCGATGGTTGTTCAAAGTAGATTTCaatgctgcagaatagtcacactggtcacacttgtagggtttctctccagtatgagaTCTCGTATGTTGGGATAAGGTAAAACTATGAGctgttctgtacccacactccccacacatgaagggtttctcaccagtatgtttagTTAGATGTC contains the following coding sequences:
- the LOC136435573 gene encoding zinc finger protein 665-like — its product is MADSSCGNHLTKHTAEKPYMCGECGYRAAQRSTLSQHMRTHTGEKPYKCDQCGYSAAQKSNLDNHRVIHTGEKPYMCGECGYRTTQKSHLSEHMRIHTGEKTFKCDQCDYSAAQKSSLERHLTKHTGEKPFMCGECGYRTAHSFTLSQHTRSHTGEKPYKCDQCDYSAALKSTLNNHRVTHTGEKPFMCGECGYRASQRSALSRHMRTHTGEKPYKCDQCDYSTALKCSLSKHMTTHSEEKPFACGECGFRTAHRSTLTQHMRSHTGEKPYKCDQCDYSAALKSTLDNHRVTHTGEKSYMCGECGYRAAQKSALSQHMVTHTGVKPYTCLECGYQSARKSHLTQHMRTHTGEKPYKCDQCDYSAVQKSSLKSHQKNHTDNPNPRRRITYNCDICDYSTTQKWLMDFHQAKHAGRVIK